The nucleotide sequence AGTTTTAGTCCTTGGACATAGAGGATTCATGTCAAAATATCCTGAGAACAGTATTTTGGCATTTGTTGAAGCTATAAGTGCTGGTGCAGATGGTATTGAGCTCGACGTCTGGCTGACCAAAGATGGGAAAGCGATAATAATGCACGATGAAACTTTAGAAAGAACTGCAAAGATAAAGAAAAAGACCAAGGATGTTACTCTTGAGGAGATAAAGGCTGCTGACTTGGGGATGGGTCAGAGGATTCCAACTCTTGAGGAAGTTTTCCAAGCTATCCCAAAAGATGCTCTCATTAATATCGAGATTAAAGATGTAGATGCTGCAGAGGAGAGTATTAAAATAGTTAGAAAATTTGATGCCTGCGATAGAGTTATGATTTCTTCATTCAACATCGATGCCCTCAGAAAGGTTAGGGAATACAGCGAAAATGTTAGACTTGGCCTTTTAATTGATAATGAGCAGGTAGTCCCACAAATTCCTAAGCTGAAGAAAGAGCTCAAGCTCTGGTCTGTGAATGCTCCTATGGAAGGAATACCAATTATTGGATTTGAGAAGTTCAGGCAGGCTTTGGCTTGGGCTAAGAGCTTGGGATTAAAGGTTGTGCTTTGGACTGAAAATGACGAGCTATACTATCAAAATGACAACTTAAAGCGCTTAGTGGGTCTTTTTGATGTCATAATTACGGATGATGTTGCAAGGATGATTGAATATCTGAAGAGTTTAGGTTTGAGGTGATTCCTTTTATTTCTTCATGCTTGAGTGAGCGAAGGAATTATATATTGCCGGAGTGTATTCCTAGATGGTGGGAAGATGGAAATTGTGATTCCTGATGATGTTCTTATATCGCTCAAGCTTCCCAGAAAGGAGCTTGAAAAGGAGCTTAAGCTCGAGTTAGCGGTTATTCTTTATCAACGGGGAGCATTGTCACTTGGGAAAGCCGCTAAACTTGCGGGCATTACAAAAAGGAAGTTCCTGGAGGAACTTGCAAAAAGAGGGATTCCAAGACACTACACAGAAAAGGAACTTGAGGAGGATTTGGAGTTTGCCCGTAGTTAGCAACTCCACACCGTTAATTCACTTGGCTAAGATTGATAGACTCGATCTTCTAAAAGAGTTCTTTGGAGAAATCTTTATTCCTGAAGCCGTTTATAGAGAGTGCATCCTTGAGGGTAAAGGTTCAGAAGATTCTGAGCTCATTGAAAAGGCTGAGTGGATTAAAGTTGTGAGAATAAAAGACGAGACCCTCAAAAAGTCTTTAATGCTCGAGCTTGATGAGGGAGAAAGTGAGGCAATAGTTTTAGCCCTTGAGATGAATTCCGAATTGCTCCTCATTGATGACTATGATGGTAGGGAAATTGCAAGGGCATTAGGTTTGAAAGTTACAGGAACAATTGGTGTCTTGTTAAAGGCAAAGTTTCAAGGAAAAATCACCAGCTTAAAAGAGGAGCTCGAAAAGCTCAAGAAAACCGGCTTTTGGCTAAGCGATGAGCTTTATAAAAAGATATTGGAAGAAGTTGGAGAGAGTTAAGTTTCCTTTGCCTTCTTCATGCCGATTTCAACGCCCTTGGCTATGGCTTCTTGGAGAAGTTGCTGAGTCTTAAAGAATCTATACCTGCGATAAGCAAAAATCCCAATAATTAAAGCGGCAAATGTTGATAAACCATCAATCATGGCCAAATACAAATTTCCAGAGGAGTAATACGCCATAGGGTTAAATAAAAACCCTAACGCCCAAATGAATATGAAGCTTTTGTAAATTTTTCTGAATCTTCAAGGGACTCTCCTAGGATGCTACCTTTTTCCTCTGGACATCCCAGATACTTAAAAATACGATAAATACATAAACAATGCCTAGGAAGTACCTAACTCCTACAGAGATATAATCAGTGTCCATTTCCCTTCTCCCTCCGGGATATTAGTAAATTTCTATTCTCTTTTGAAATATTTATAGATTTTCCCTTCTCCTGAAGGGTGAATATATCGGGGCGAGGGACGTCAGCCCCCGATAGATGAGAAAAAGCGAGGTGTGGAGCGGAGCTCCACTACAGGGGATTGAAGGTAGAGGAAGATAAGGGGGCGGAGCCCCCTTGTCGTCCCTCACCGAAGGGTTAATATATCTAACTTGGTGATTTTTCATTTTGGTGAACATCAATGGACAAATTTATACTTTCTCTTGATGAAGGGACAACTTCTGCTCGGGCAATAATCTTCGACAAGGAGAGTAACATCTTGGGGGTTGGGCAGTATGAGTTTCCCCAGTATTACCCAAAGCCAGGATGGGTTGAACATAATCCTGAAGAAATCTGGGATGCTCAGCTTAGGGCTATAAAAACAGCTCTAGAAAATGCTAAAATCACTCCAGAGCAGATAGCAGCAATTGGAATAACAAATCAGAGGGAAACAACGATAATCTGGAACAAAGATGGAAAGCCGGTTTACAATGCTATTGTCTGGCAGTGCAGAAGAACTGCGGAGATAATTGAGGACATTAAGCGAAATTATGGAGAGATAATAAAGGAAAAGACGGGACTTGTTCCAGATGCCTATTTTTCAGCTTCAAAGATCAAGTGGCTCCTTGACAACGTCCCAGGTTTGAAAGAAAAAGCTCAGAAAGGGGAAGTGATGTTTGGAACAATTGACACCTTCTTGATTTACGAGCTCACAGGTGAACATGTTACTGATTACTCCAATGCCTCAAGAACGATGCTCTTCAATATCAAGAAGCTAGAGTGGGATGAGGAGCTTTTGGAAATCTTCGGAATTCCAGATGCAATTTTGCCTGAGGTTAAGGAGTCAAGTGAGATTTATGGCTACACTAAAAAAGAGCTGTTTGGTGTTGAGATTCCAGTGAGCGGAGACGCTGGGGATCAGCAGGCAGCTCTGTTTGGGCAGGCATGCTTTGATGAAGGCATGGTAAAAGCAACTTACGGCACTGGAAACTTCATCCTCGTCAATACAGGCAATAAAATAAAGTATTCCCAAAACCTTCTCACGACCATAGCTTGGGGATTGAATGGAAAAATCAGCTATGCCCTTGAGGGAAGCGTTTTTATAACCGGCGCAGCTGTTCAGTGGCTTAGGGATGGGTTAAAAATTATAAACAGTGCAGCTGAAACCGAGGAACTTGCCTCAAAGTTAGCATCAAATGAGGGAGTTTACTTTGTACCAGCCTTTGTTGGTCTCGGTGCTCCTTACTGGGATCAGTTTGCAAGGGGTTTGATAATTGGTATAACAAGAGGCACTACAAGGGAGCACCTTGCGAGAGCTACGCTTGAGGCGATAGCGTATCTCACGAAAGATGTGATAGATGATATGGAGAAGGAAGTTTCAATCAAGGAGCTTAGGGTTGATGGGGGAGCAACCAAGAACAACTTCCTCATGCAGTTCCAAGCTGACATCTTAGGAAAAATGGTCATAAGACCTGTTGTTCAAGAGACAACCGCTTTGGGAGCTGCATATCTGG is from Thermococcus paralvinellae and encodes:
- a CDS encoding glycerophosphodiester phosphodiesterase family protein codes for the protein MPSWEENRVLVLGHRGFMSKYPENSILAFVEAISAGADGIELDVWLTKDGKAIIMHDETLERTAKIKKKTKDVTLEEIKAADLGMGQRIPTLEEVFQAIPKDALINIEIKDVDAAEESIKIVRKFDACDRVMISSFNIDALRKVREYSENVRLGLLIDNEQVVPQIPKLKKELKLWSVNAPMEGIPIIGFEKFRQALAWAKSLGLKVVLWTENDELYYQNDNLKRLVGLFDVIITDDVARMIEYLKSLGLR
- a CDS encoding UPF0175 family protein, encoding MEIVIPDDVLISLKLPRKELEKELKLELAVILYQRGALSLGKAAKLAGITKRKFLEELAKRGIPRHYTEKELEEDLEFARS
- a CDS encoding DUF3368 domain-containing protein; this translates as MPVVSNSTPLIHLAKIDRLDLLKEFFGEIFIPEAVYRECILEGKGSEDSELIEKAEWIKVVRIKDETLKKSLMLELDEGESEAIVLALEMNSELLLIDDYDGREIARALGLKVTGTIGVLLKAKFQGKITSLKEELEKLKKTGFWLSDELYKKILEEVGES
- the glpK gene encoding glycerol kinase GlpK is translated as MDKFILSLDEGTTSARAIIFDKESNILGVGQYEFPQYYPKPGWVEHNPEEIWDAQLRAIKTALENAKITPEQIAAIGITNQRETTIIWNKDGKPVYNAIVWQCRRTAEIIEDIKRNYGEIIKEKTGLVPDAYFSASKIKWLLDNVPGLKEKAQKGEVMFGTIDTFLIYELTGEHVTDYSNASRTMLFNIKKLEWDEELLEIFGIPDAILPEVKESSEIYGYTKKELFGVEIPVSGDAGDQQAALFGQACFDEGMVKATYGTGNFILVNTGNKIKYSQNLLTTIAWGLNGKISYALEGSVFITGAAVQWLRDGLKIINSAAETEELASKLASNEGVYFVPAFVGLGAPYWDQFARGLIIGITRGTTREHLARATLEAIAYLTKDVIDDMEKEVSIKELRVDGGATKNNFLMQFQADILGKMVIRPVVQETTALGAAYLAGLAVNYWESLEEIRDLWKVERVFEPKMDEKEREKLYKGWKEAVKRALGWARIIGI